The Palaemon carinicauda isolate YSFRI2023 chromosome 43, ASM3689809v2, whole genome shotgun sequence genome window below encodes:
- the LOC137633778 gene encoding uncharacterized protein gives MTIQCCKGYDGIWDPTFQISPNIRNLQVSLPDQPSLDAFCRSLEKTKEIKSLVIRFSVNDVSSVSRPIPFLEKDPNVIVFVEDVKEEDIEKVGDILRTLQPQDARRSFTGIWFPLSSLGRTRSPEVILRLLASLKGVRVRDYIRFPEEERPDDEALVREMDLKAKESTGCRNGVYWI, from the exons ttgtaaggGATACGAcggcatctgggacccaacgttccaaatctCTCCAAATATTAGGAACCTTCAAGTGAGTCTTCCAGACCAACCCAgtctcgacgccttctgtcgatctttggaaaagacaaaagagaTTAAATCTTTAG ttattcgcttcagtgtcaacgacgtcagcagcgtcagtcgccccatccctttcttggagaaggatccaAATGTCATTGTCTTTGTCgaggacgtcaaggaagaagacatcgagaaggttggggacatccttcggacattgcaaccacaggatgcaaggag atcgttcaCGGGAATCTGGTTTCCTCTGTcttccctggggaggacgaggagccctgaggtcatcctcagactcctcgcctccttgaagggagtcagggtgagagacTACATCCGGTTCCCAGAagaagaacgaccagatgacgaagccttagtcagagagatggatcttaaggcaaaggaatccaccggatgtagaaATGGTGTTtattg GATTTAA